In Oncorhynchus clarkii lewisi isolate Uvic-CL-2024 chromosome 16, UVic_Ocla_1.0, whole genome shotgun sequence, one genomic interval encodes:
- the LOC139368197 gene encoding peptidyl-prolyl cis-trans isomerase FKBP10: protein MFASSLLLLLLKACTYIGCNPTIGDVVVDRYSIPILCPREVKSGDYVRYHYNVTFQDGKTFDSSYERGAASVGQTGQGRLIAGIDKGILGMCVNEKRKVTVPPHLAYGSLGAGDVVPPDSTLVFDLMLLDMWNKADLVVTETVSSPRDCKRSVKRTDFVRYHFNGTLLDGTPFDSSYNKGQTHDSLVGEGWLIKGMDEGILGMCVGETRNIIIPPFLAYGEKGSGKEIPSQATLVFNVLLADLHNPKDDITVENQVVPEACARKSVAGDYMRYHYNGSFLNGVTFDTSYQRNNTYNTYIGMGYVISGMDKGLQGVCIGERRRVTLPPHMAYGEQGAGKDIPGSAVLVFDIHVIDFHNPKDSVEVHVTHKPEVCNLTSDVDDLIHYHYNCSLLDGTRLFSSSDYDNLQDTVLGADKVIDGLDEGLRGMCVGERRTVIIPPHLGHGEKGATGVPGSAVLHFELELMDLQKGVPEGYLFVWVEDAPLELFQAMDINQNGEVPIEEFGEFIMLQVAEGKGRMKPGVDPEEIIADMFRNQDRNKDGVIVAEELKLKVEEDKERMHEEL, encoded by the exons ATGTTTGCAAGCAGTCTTTTACTTTTACTGCTGAAGGCGTGTACGTACATTGGATGCAATCCCACGATTGGAGATGTAGTCGTGGACAGATATTCGATACCAATACTTTGTCCCAGAGAAGTAAAAAGTGGGGATTATGTTCGTTATCACTACAATGTGACATTCCAAGATGGAAAAACATTTGATTCGAG CTATGAGAGGGGAGCTGCGTCggtaggacagacaggccagggcCGGCTCATCGCTGGCATCGACAAAGGGATCCTGGGCATGTGCGTCAACGAGAAGAGAAAAGTCACCGTGCCCCCACACCTTGCCTATGGCAGCCTTGGAGCAG GTGATGTGGTCCCTCCCGACAGCACACTGGTGTTTGACTTGATGCTGTTGGACATGTGGAACAAGGCTGACCTGGTTGTGACTGAAACCGTCAGCAGTCCCCGGGACTGCAAACGCTCTGTGAAGCGCACAGACTTTGTGCGATACCATTTCAATGGTACCCTTCTGGATGGGACGCCCTTCGACTCCAG CTACAACAAGGGGCAGACCCACGACAGCCTGGTGGGGGAGGGCTGGCTGATCAAAGGCATGGACGAGGGCATACTGGGCATGTGCGTGGGGGAGACCAGAAACATAATTATTCCACCCTTCCTGGCATATGGAGAGAAAGGATCTG GTAAAGAGATCCCGTCCCAggccaccctggtgtttaatgtcCTCCTGGCTGACCTACACAACCCCAAGGATGACATCACCGTGGAGAACCAGGTGGTGCCCGAGGCGTGCGCGCGCAAGTCTGTGGCCGGGGACTACATGCGCTACCACTACAATGGAAGCTTCCTCAACGGGGTCACCTTTGACACCAG CTACCAGCGGAACAACACGTACAACACCTACATTGGGATGGGCTACGTGATCTCTGGCATGGACAAGGGCTTGCAGGGGGTGTGcatcggggagaggaggagggtcacCCTGCCCCCCCACATGGCCTATGGAGAGCAGGGAGCAG GTAAGGATATACCAGGCTCGGCCGTGCTGGTCTTCGACATCCATGTCATTGACTTCCACAACCCCAAGGACTCTGTGGAGGTTCATGTGACTCACAAGCCTGAGGTGTGTAACCTGACCAGCGATGTGGACGATCTaatccactaccactacaactgtTCTCTGCTGGACGGCACACGGCTCTTCTCCTC GAGTGACTATGACAACCTGCAGGACACGGTGCTGGGGGCGGACAAAGTGATTGACGGTCTGGACGAGGGTCTGAGGGGCATGTGTGTGGGTGAGAGGAGGACTGTCATCATCCCCCCCCACCTGGGCCACGGAGAGAAAGGGG ccacTGGTGTGCCAGGCAGTGCAGTGCTTCACTTTGAGCTGGAGCTGATGGACCTGCAGAAGGGCGTGCCGGAGGGCTacctgtttgtgtgggtggaggACGCCCCGCTGGAGCTCTTCCAGGCCATGGACATAAACCAGAACGGAGAGGTGCCCATAGAGGAG TTTGGAGAGTTCATCATGCTGCAGGTGGCGGAGGGCAAAGGTCGTATGAAGCCGGGGGTGGACCCTGAAGAGATCATTGCTGACATGTTCAGGAACCAGGACCGCAACAAGGATGGGGTCATTGTCGCCGAGGAGCTCAAATTGAAGGtggaggaggacaaagagaggatGCACGAGGAGTTGTGA
- the LOC139368198 gene encoding cartilage-associated protein-like, which yields MEKHNPVLLARDKCATWMNAFIMVANLQRVKGIIFSISLCFIATVVVAQYDNYNFKHFPQEELMPIESAYAQGLDNYASENWTDCIKFIELSLRLHRLLKDSVTYCIRNCNASHVQLQEPVMASSTGDMQIFWRILMRASCLKKCRMHFPALSLPYPRKEVMDDFDNRLPYRYMYFAYVQTDDLQKALASAHTYLQRNPEDPVMTRHMNQYKREFDLEGALIDHEEHPYEVSFLKAVTLFNSEDFSSSISHMEQALSQYLQQYSLCQAMCHGACDADLPQTKDLYPTLADAYVDALRCEVKCEENLMPNVGGYFVEKFIATMYHYLQFAYYKLNDARSAAPCASSYVLFDPEDKVMRQNMLYYQSYREQWGLDDHSFTPRVEALRYYNHTTLLKQMLAFAENYLQSDEDFLGPEEAAMEDSSDVEFEGIGDYQESILARWSQPKAKGDVGDS from the exons ATGGAAAAACACAATCCCGTTTTATTGGCCAGAGACAAATGCGCAACTTGGATGAATGCATTTATCATGGTCGCCAATCTCCAACGCGTAAAAGGAATTATTTTCTCAATCTCTTTGTGTTTTATTGCCACTGTAGTGGTCGCGCAGTATGACAACTACAACTTCAAACATTTCCCACAAGAGGAGCTCATGCCAATCGAGTCTGCGTATGCACAAGGCTTGGACAATTATGCCTCAGAAAATTGGACGGACTGTATCAAATTCATTGAATTAAGTTTACGCCTGCATCGACTTCTGAAAGACAGCGTGACATACTGCATACGAAACTGTAATGCCAGTCATGTACAGCTACAGGAGCCTGTCATGGCAAGCAGCACCGGGGATATGCAGATCTTCTGGCGCATTTTGATGCGAGCATCATGCCTGAAAAAGTGCAGGATGCACTTCCCTGCCCTGTCGCTCCCTTACCCTAGAAAAGAGGTTATGGATGATTTCGATAATAGGTTGCCCTACCGTTACATGTACTTTGCTTATGTCCAG ACGGATGACCTCCAGAAGGCGTTGGCGTCAGCCCACACCTATCTACAGAGAAACCCAGAGGACCCGGTCATGACACGGCACATGAACCAATACAAAAGAGAGTTTGACTTGGAGGGCGCGCTCATTGACCACGAGGAACACCCCTATGAG GTTAGCTTTCTGAAAGCGGTCACCCTGTTCAACTCTGAGGACTTCAGCAGCAGTATCAGTCACATGGAGCAGGCCCTCAGCCAGTACCTCCAGCAGTACAGCCTGTGTCAGGCCATGTGCCACGGGGCCTGCGACGCCGACCTCCCCCAAACTAAAGACCTGTACCCCACACTGGCAG ATGCCTATGTTGACGCACTGAGATGCGAGGTGAAGTGTGAGGAAAACCTAATGCCAAATGTTGGCGGCTACTTTGTGGAGAAATTCATCGCCACTATGTATCACTACCTGCAATTTGCTTATTATAAGT TAAATGATGCCCGCAGTGCGGCCCCCTGTGCGTCCAGCTACGTGCTCTTTGACCCCGAGGACAAGGTCATGAGGCAGAATATGTTATACTACCAGTCTTACAGAGAGCAGTGGGGCCTGGATGACCACAGCTTCACACCCAGAGTG GAAGCATTGAGGTACTACAACCATACCACCTTGCTGAAACAGATGCTGGCATTTGCAGAGAACTACTTGCAGTCTGATGAG GACTTTTTGGGTCCAGAAGAAGCTGCCATGGAGGACTCCTCTGATGTTGAGTTTGAAGGGATTGGAGACTATCAGGAATCAATCCTGGCTAGATGGTCACAACCCAAAGCTAAAGGGGACGTTGGTGATTCCTAA